From Micromonospora rhizosphaerae, the proteins below share one genomic window:
- the rpmE gene encoding 50S ribosomal protein L31, whose product MRQNIHPEYVTTEVTCSCGNTFTTRSTAKGGAIHVETCSACHPFYTGKQRVLDTAGRVAKFQQKYAKVQSKKAK is encoded by the coding sequence ATGAGGCAGAACATCCACCCGGAGTACGTGACCACCGAGGTCACCTGCTCCTGCGGCAACACCTTCACGACCCGCAGCACCGCCAAGGGCGGCGCCATCCACGTCGAGACCTGCAGCGCCTGCCACCCGTTCTACACCGGTAAGCAGCGCGTCCTCGACACCGCCGGCCGGGTCGCGAAGTTCCAGCAGAAGTACGCCAAGGTTCAGTCCAAGAAGGCCAAGTAA
- a CDS encoding phosphodiester glycosidase family protein, giving the protein MRTRSRSARLVGVLLLTPLLTLTGPAPAGLAAPAGDADTAAEDAPVASSYPASTVTLAGEAGAAASTATGVEPAGGLETAKTIRPVAPGLDLTSFDRYDANGWLRADALTADLSGGVTVDYVNSGEVTRDEPLRAAVDRSRAVAAVNGDFFDINNSGAAQGIGIRSDELIQSPVAGHTNAAAISAEGLGRIIQAGFEGSAALPAGPVALTQFNNMVQPDGVGVFTPLWGSYPRQRAVSGAARVVEVAVTGGRVSAVATVPGDGPIPAGTTVLLGREAGADALAALRPGDPVDVAWRPKASDGGGLRAAVGGGNVLVRDGVVQNIADQSLAPRTSVGFSADGRRMIMLTVDGRQVDSRGVTQTEMGRLMVELGAYTALNLDGGGSSTLLAREPGAAAVQVENSPSDGSERPVPNGLAIYAPQGSGRLTGYWLETASDPTAAPGVAPIRGGRPDRVFPGLTRRLTAAGYDETYGPAAGAPQWRGNPAAQGKVDDAGVFRAGAPGHSTVTAWREEASGTLDLTVLGPLDRLDATVDRVGLTRQGDTGLVGVVGYDAEGNTAPIEPADLTLEYDEKLLAVTPTADGNLSVKALGDAGSALITVGVGDHTTVLPVTVGLTDVPVATFDDAASWRFSQARASGSVAPAPGHTGTGLKLSYDFSQSTGTRAAYADPPAWISVPGQPQAFGMWIYGNGKGEWPSLHLHDAQDTQQVLRGPYITWTGWKYVEFAVPAGVQYPVRIRRFYVAETNPAAQYTSQIVIDDLVAKVPPAIQAPAEAPRTDRVVLRDGTVDGAPWRFAVLSDAQFVAADPDSDLVAQARRTLREVKAAKPDFLVIDGDFVDTAYPADFALAKRILDEELGGELPYYYVPGNHEIMGAPIGNFKAVFGDTSRVFDHNGTRFVTLNSSTGSLRGGGFDQVKLLREALDSAAADPAIGSVVVLHHHPPRDPTPAKASQLGDRKEAALLEQWLADFQHRTGKGALFVGGHVGTFHADRVDGVPYVINGNSGKNPSTPPHLGGFTGWTEFGVDPVTPEEAERARRDRLAEGPRWVDAEFHAHVDRLALTGAASVAVGDAAAVTATLTQPGGRTVPVAAPVSADWSGSPNLHIGSADGVKPWHVARFDPATGELTALRPGAQVVLAVTVNGVRAEATVALTPAEAAVEVPAA; this is encoded by the coding sequence ATGCGTACCCGCAGTCGATCCGCCCGCCTCGTCGGCGTCCTGCTGCTGACGCCGCTGCTGACCCTTACCGGACCGGCTCCGGCCGGCCTCGCGGCGCCCGCCGGGGACGCCGACACCGCCGCCGAGGACGCCCCCGTCGCCTCGTCATATCCCGCTTCGACGGTGACGCTGGCCGGAGAGGCCGGTGCCGCCGCCAGCACCGCGACCGGCGTCGAGCCGGCCGGCGGCCTGGAGACCGCCAAGACCATCCGTCCGGTCGCGCCCGGGCTCGACCTGACCTCCTTCGACCGGTACGACGCCAACGGCTGGCTGCGTGCCGACGCGCTCACCGCCGACCTCTCCGGCGGCGTCACCGTCGACTACGTCAACTCCGGAGAGGTGACCCGGGACGAGCCGCTGCGCGCCGCGGTGGACCGCTCGAGGGCGGTCGCCGCCGTCAACGGCGACTTCTTCGACATCAACAACTCGGGCGCGGCACAGGGGATCGGCATCCGCTCCGACGAGCTGATCCAGTCGCCGGTCGCCGGGCACACCAACGCCGCCGCGATCAGCGCCGAGGGGCTGGGCCGGATCATCCAGGCCGGCTTCGAGGGCAGCGCGGCGCTGCCCGCCGGTCCGGTCGCGCTGACCCAGTTCAACAACATGGTCCAGCCGGACGGCGTCGGCGTCTTCACCCCGCTCTGGGGGTCGTACCCTCGACAGCGGGCGGTGAGCGGCGCGGCCCGGGTGGTCGAGGTCGCGGTGACCGGCGGCCGGGTCTCGGCCGTGGCCACCGTTCCCGGCGACGGGCCGATCCCGGCCGGTACCACCGTCCTGCTCGGCCGGGAGGCCGGGGCGGACGCGCTCGCCGCGCTGCGCCCCGGCGACCCGGTCGACGTCGCCTGGCGGCCCAAGGCGTCCGACGGCGGCGGCCTGCGCGCGGCGGTCGGTGGCGGCAACGTGCTGGTCCGCGACGGCGTGGTGCAGAACATCGCCGACCAGAGCCTGGCACCACGAACGTCGGTCGGCTTCTCCGCCGACGGACGCCGCATGATCATGCTGACCGTGGACGGCCGGCAGGTGGACAGCCGCGGCGTCACCCAGACCGAGATGGGGCGGCTGATGGTCGAGCTCGGCGCGTACACCGCGCTGAACCTCGACGGCGGCGGCTCCTCCACCCTGCTGGCCCGGGAACCGGGCGCGGCGGCGGTGCAGGTGGAGAACAGCCCGTCCGACGGCAGCGAGCGGCCCGTGCCGAACGGGCTGGCCATCTACGCGCCCCAGGGGAGCGGCCGGCTGACCGGGTACTGGCTGGAGACCGCCAGCGACCCGACCGCCGCGCCCGGGGTCGCCCCGATCCGCGGCGGCCGGCCCGACCGCGTCTTCCCCGGGCTCACCCGGCGGCTCACCGCCGCCGGCTACGACGAGACGTACGGCCCGGCGGCCGGGGCGCCGCAGTGGCGGGGCAATCCGGCCGCGCAGGGGAAGGTGGACGATGCCGGCGTCTTCCGGGCCGGAGCGCCGGGCCACAGCACCGTCACCGCGTGGCGGGAGGAGGCCAGCGGCACACTCGATCTCACCGTGCTCGGGCCGCTGGACCGGCTCGACGCCACGGTGGACCGGGTCGGGCTGACCCGGCAGGGCGACACGGGTCTGGTCGGCGTGGTCGGCTACGACGCCGAGGGGAACACCGCGCCGATCGAGCCGGCCGACCTGACGCTGGAGTACGACGAGAAGCTGCTCGCCGTCACCCCGACCGCCGACGGCAACCTCTCCGTCAAGGCGCTGGGCGACGCGGGTTCCGCCCTGATCACCGTCGGAGTCGGAGACCACACCACCGTGCTCCCGGTAACCGTCGGTCTGACCGACGTCCCGGTCGCCACCTTCGACGACGCCGCGTCGTGGCGGTTCAGCCAGGCCCGGGCCAGCGGCTCGGTCGCCCCGGCCCCCGGCCACACCGGCACCGGCCTCAAGCTGTCGTACGACTTCAGCCAGTCCACCGGCACCCGGGCCGCGTACGCCGACCCGCCCGCCTGGATCAGCGTGCCCGGCCAGCCGCAGGCGTTCGGCATGTGGATATACGGCAACGGCAAGGGGGAGTGGCCCAGCCTGCACCTGCACGACGCCCAGGACACCCAGCAGGTGCTCCGCGGCCCGTACATCACCTGGACCGGCTGGAAGTACGTCGAGTTCGCCGTCCCGGCCGGGGTGCAGTACCCGGTGCGGATCCGCCGGTTCTACGTGGCGGAGACCAACCCCGCCGCGCAGTACACCAGCCAGATCGTCATCGACGACCTGGTGGCGAAGGTGCCCCCGGCGATCCAGGCGCCGGCCGAGGCGCCGCGCACCGACCGGGTGGTGCTCCGCGACGGCACCGTGGACGGCGCGCCCTGGCGGTTCGCGGTGCTCTCCGATGCCCAGTTCGTCGCGGCCGACCCGGACAGCGACCTGGTCGCCCAGGCCCGCCGTACGCTCCGCGAGGTCAAGGCCGCGAAGCCGGACTTCCTCGTCATCGACGGGGACTTTGTGGACACCGCGTACCCGGCCGACTTTGCGCTGGCAAAGCGGATCCTCGACGAGGAGCTGGGCGGCGAGTTGCCGTACTACTACGTCCCGGGCAACCACGAGATCATGGGCGCGCCGATCGGCAACTTCAAGGCCGTCTTCGGCGACACCTCCCGGGTCTTCGACCACAACGGCACCCGGTTCGTCACGCTGAACAGCTCCACCGGCTCGCTGCGCGGCGGCGGCTTCGACCAGGTGAAGCTGCTCCGGGAGGCGCTCGACTCCGCCGCCGCCGACCCGGCGATCGGCTCCGTGGTGGTGCTGCACCACCACCCGCCGCGCGACCCCACCCCGGCCAAGGCCAGCCAGCTCGGCGACCGCAAGGAGGCGGCGCTGCTGGAGCAGTGGCTGGCCGACTTCCAGCACCGTACGGGCAAGGGCGCGCTCTTCGTCGGCGGCCACGTCGGCACCTTCCACGCCGACCGGGTGGACGGAGTGCCGTACGTGATCAACGGCAACTCGGGCAAGAACCCGTCGACCCCGCCCCACCTCGGCGGCTTCACCGGCTGGACCGAGTTCGGGGTCGACCCGGTCACCCCGGAGGAGGCCGAGCGGGCCCGGCGCGACCGGCTCGCCGAGGGGCCGCGCTGGGTCGACGCCGAGTTCCACGCCCACGTCGACCGGCTCGCGCTGACCGGGGCGGCGAGCGTGGCGGTCGGCGATGCGGCGGCCGTCACCGCGACGCTGACCCAGCCCGGTGGCCGTACCGTGCCGGTGGCGGCCCCGGTCAGCGCCGACTGGTCCGGCTCGCCGAACCTCCACATCGGATCGGCGGACGGGGTGAAGCCGTGGCACGTGGCCCGCTTCGATCCGGCCACCGGGGAGCTGACCGCGCTCCGGCCCGGCGCGCAGGTGGTGCTCGCGGTGACCGTCAACGGCGTACGCGCCGAGGCCACGGTCGCCCTCACCCCGGCGGAGGCAGCGGTGGAGGTGCCCGCCGCCTGA
- the thrB gene encoding homoserine kinase: MPLTFETGPVRVRVPATSANLGPGFDSLGLALGLYDDVAAEVTSDGGVRVTVTGQGAGELPEDDRHLVARAMRATFDALGGQPPGLAVECVNRIPQARGLGSSSAAIVAGVQLARALVVDGVRRLDEAAALRLAAELEGHPDNVAPCLLGGFTVAWTDPSGARAVSLAVADGVRPTVFVPEERGLTAAARAALPATVPHADAALTAGRAALLVHALTAEPRLLLPATVDRLHQDYRAAGMPATAALVSALRVADVAAVVSGAGPTVLALTEPPEGFDPGRDWQLWRLSIDVSGARVTRGRLGHAERDPVAAGRKS; encoded by the coding sequence GTGCCGTTGACTTTCGAAACGGGTCCGGTCCGGGTCCGGGTTCCCGCCACCAGCGCCAATCTGGGGCCGGGTTTCGACTCGCTCGGGCTCGCCCTTGGGCTGTACGACGACGTCGCCGCCGAGGTCACGTCGGACGGCGGCGTTCGGGTGACGGTGACCGGTCAGGGCGCCGGGGAGTTGCCCGAAGACGACCGGCACCTGGTGGCCCGGGCCATGCGCGCCACCTTCGACGCGCTCGGCGGCCAGCCCCCCGGGTTGGCGGTGGAGTGTGTCAACCGGATCCCGCAGGCTCGCGGCCTCGGTTCCTCGTCCGCGGCGATCGTGGCCGGGGTGCAGCTGGCCCGGGCCCTGGTGGTCGACGGCGTGCGGCGGCTCGACGAGGCTGCCGCGCTCCGCCTGGCCGCCGAGCTCGAGGGCCACCCGGACAATGTGGCCCCCTGCCTGCTCGGCGGCTTCACCGTCGCCTGGACGGACCCGTCCGGCGCCCGGGCGGTGTCGCTGGCCGTCGCCGACGGCGTCCGCCCCACGGTCTTCGTGCCCGAGGAGCGCGGCCTGACCGCCGCGGCTCGCGCCGCGCTGCCGGCCACGGTGCCGCACGCCGACGCCGCGCTGACCGCCGGCCGGGCGGCGCTGCTGGTGCACGCGCTGACCGCCGAGCCGAGGCTGCTGCTGCCGGCCACGGTCGACCGGCTGCATCAGGACTATCGCGCAGCGGGCATGCCGGCCACGGCGGCCCTGGTCAGCGCCCTACGTGTGGCGGATGTGGCGGCTGTGGTCAGTGGGGCGGGCCCGACGGTTCTGGCGCTGACCGAGCCGCCGGAGGGCTTCGACCCGGGAAGAGATTGGCAGCTCTGGCGGTTGTCCATAGACGTCAGCGGTGCCCGGGTGACCCGGGGTAGACTTGGACACGCCGAGCGGGACCCTGTTGCCGCAGGTCGTAAGAGTTGA
- a CDS encoding MFS transporter, with protein MSPTLSVLVRNRDFRNLFLAELVVFGADWFVMVPLLVLLPELTGSGVWGALVLAVDTGVVALLLPYTGTIADRFDRKKIMVTANLAALAGALLLLGVRGAGTAWLAMVAIGVIAVAKAFYSPAAQAALPNVLDPDELAAGNAVAGSAWGTMTIVGASLGGLLATASGPYASFWVAAVGLALAAGLAALIRRPLQAPRDGARPTQRTWVAIREALGHIGHRPRVLALVTVKSAVGLGNGVLTVFPLLASVYGVGGVGTGLLFAVRGAGALVGPILMRRVLTNRSWLLPGLALSMSLYGLAYLGTSVAGWFPLVLLLVFVAHAAGGSNWVMSNFALQGEVPDGLRGRIFATDMMLATLAVSVSQLVVASVVDVVDERVVLAGCGLVTLVYAVGWRFATRRLSLTDPAVELDPAPTR; from the coding sequence GTGTCACCCACCCTCTCGGTCCTCGTCCGCAACCGCGACTTCCGCAACCTCTTCCTGGCCGAGCTGGTGGTATTCGGGGCCGACTGGTTTGTCATGGTGCCGCTGCTCGTGCTCCTGCCGGAGCTGACCGGCAGCGGCGTGTGGGGCGCGCTCGTGCTGGCCGTGGACACCGGGGTCGTGGCGCTGCTGCTGCCGTACACCGGCACCATCGCGGACCGGTTCGACCGCAAGAAGATCATGGTGACGGCGAACCTGGCCGCCCTGGCCGGGGCCCTGCTGCTGCTCGGGGTACGCGGCGCCGGCACGGCGTGGCTGGCGATGGTGGCGATCGGCGTGATCGCGGTGGCGAAGGCGTTCTACTCGCCGGCCGCCCAGGCCGCCCTGCCCAACGTCCTCGACCCCGACGAGCTGGCCGCCGGCAACGCGGTCGCCGGCTCGGCGTGGGGGACGATGACCATCGTCGGCGCCTCGCTCGGCGGTCTGCTCGCCACGGCCTCCGGGCCGTACGCCAGCTTCTGGGTGGCGGCGGTCGGACTGGCGCTGGCCGCGGGCCTGGCCGCGCTGATCCGCCGGCCCCTGCAGGCCCCGCGCGACGGCGCGCGGCCGACGCAGCGCACGTGGGTGGCGATCCGCGAGGCGCTGGGCCACATCGGGCACCGGCCGCGGGTGCTGGCGCTGGTCACCGTCAAGTCCGCGGTTGGCCTGGGAAACGGCGTGCTGACGGTCTTCCCGCTGCTCGCCAGCGTGTACGGCGTCGGCGGCGTCGGCACCGGCCTGCTCTTCGCGGTCCGCGGCGCGGGCGCGCTGGTCGGGCCGATCCTGATGCGCCGGGTGCTGACCAACCGGTCCTGGCTGCTGCCGGGCCTCGCGCTGTCGATGTCCCTGTACGGGCTGGCGTACCTCGGCACCTCGGTGGCTGGCTGGTTCCCGCTGGTGCTGCTGCTGGTCTTCGTCGCGCACGCCGCCGGCGGCAGCAACTGGGTGATGTCGAACTTCGCCCTCCAGGGCGAAGTGCCGGACGGACTGCGCGGGCGGATCTTCGCCACCGACATGATGCTGGCGACGCTGGCGGTATCGGTGAGCCAGCTCGTGGTGGCCTCGGTGGTCGACGTCGTCGACGAGCGGGTGGTGCTGGCCGGCTGCGGCCTGGTCACCCTCGTCTACGCGGTCGGCTGGCGGTTCGCCACCCGGCGGCTCTCGCTGACCGACCCGGCCGTCGAGCTGGACCCGGCGCCCACCCGCTGA
- the rho gene encoding transcription termination factor Rho: MSDTTDVTSDVSNVAGEATTAAPTRRRRSGTGLSAMLLPELQSLAASLGISGTARMRKGELISAITERQGGAAAGTPRPRAEVAAAAAPAREEVHAEVREERADTERRAEQAPAAPAAEVTEGRTRTRRGRAATAEERPTEARTEEATAETGERAERGEGRGGRERVERGDRGERGERAERGERAERGERAERAERGERGERAERGERAERGERAERGDRGDRNDRGQRAERDNDGDEDGEGGGRRGRRSRFRDRRRGRGDRAEGGEGREPQVGEDEVLVPVAGIIDVLDNYAFVRTTGYLAGPNDVYVSMSQIKKYGLRRGDAITGAVRTAREGEQRRDKYNPLVRLDTINGMEPEEAKRRPEFYKLTPLYPQERLRLETEPHILTTRVIDLVMPIGKGQRALIVSPPKAGKTMVLQAIANAITRNNPECHLMVVLVDERPEEVTDMQRSVKGEVVAATFDRPPQDHTTVAELAIERAKRLVELGHDVVVLLDSVTRLGRSYNLAAPASGRIMSGGIDSTALYPPKRFLGAARNIENGGSLTILATALVETGSMADTVIFEEFKGTGNAELKLDRKIADKRVFPAIDINPSGTRKEEVLLAPEELAIVHKLRKVLHSLDSQAALDLLLDRLKQTRTNIEFLMQIAKSTPGE, from the coding sequence TTGAGCGACACCACCGACGTGACGTCGGATGTTTCCAACGTCGCTGGCGAAGCCACCACCGCCGCCCCCACGCGCCGTCGGCGCAGCGGTACCGGCCTGTCGGCGATGCTGCTGCCAGAGCTCCAGAGCCTGGCCGCGTCGCTCGGTATCTCCGGCACGGCTCGCATGCGCAAGGGCGAGCTGATCAGCGCGATCACCGAGCGGCAGGGCGGCGCCGCCGCCGGGACCCCTCGACCACGGGCCGAGGTCGCGGCCGCGGCCGCTCCGGCCCGGGAGGAGGTGCACGCCGAAGTGCGTGAGGAACGAGCCGACACCGAGCGGCGCGCCGAGCAGGCCCCGGCGGCACCGGCCGCCGAGGTGACCGAGGGCCGCACCCGGACCCGACGCGGCCGGGCCGCGACGGCCGAGGAGCGGCCGACCGAGGCGCGTACCGAGGAGGCCACCGCCGAGACCGGCGAGCGGGCCGAGCGCGGCGAGGGCCGCGGCGGTCGCGAGCGCGTCGAGCGGGGTGACCGCGGCGAGCGCGGCGAGCGTGCCGAGCGCGGCGAGCGTGCCGAGCGCGGCGAGCGTGCCGAGCGTGCCGAGCGCGGCGAGCGCGGCGAGCGTGCCGAGCGCGGCGAGCGTGCCGAGCGCGGCGAGCGTGCCGAGCGCGGCGACCGCGGCGACCGCAACGACCGTGGTCAGCGCGCCGAGCGGGACAACGACGGTGACGAGGACGGCGAGGGCGGCGGCCGGCGCGGCCGGCGCAGCCGGTTCCGGGACCGGCGACGCGGCCGGGGCGACCGGGCCGAGGGCGGCGAGGGCCGCGAGCCGCAGGTTGGCGAGGACGAGGTGCTCGTGCCGGTGGCCGGCATCATCGACGTACTCGACAACTACGCCTTCGTCCGGACCACCGGCTACCTGGCCGGCCCGAACGACGTCTACGTCTCGATGTCCCAGATCAAGAAGTACGGCCTGCGCCGCGGTGACGCCATCACCGGCGCCGTGCGGACCGCCCGGGAGGGCGAGCAGCGGCGCGACAAGTACAACCCGCTGGTCCGGCTGGACACCATCAATGGGATGGAGCCGGAGGAGGCGAAGCGTCGGCCGGAGTTCTACAAGCTCACTCCGCTGTACCCGCAGGAGCGGCTGCGGCTGGAGACCGAGCCGCACATCCTGACCACTCGGGTGATCGATCTGGTCATGCCGATCGGTAAGGGGCAGCGGGCGCTGATCGTCTCGCCGCCGAAGGCCGGTAAGACCATGGTGCTGCAGGCGATCGCGAACGCGATCACCCGTAACAACCCGGAGTGCCACCTGATGGTGGTGCTGGTGGACGAGCGGCCGGAAGAGGTCACCGACATGCAGCGGTCGGTGAAGGGCGAGGTCGTCGCGGCCACGTTCGACCGTCCGCCGCAGGACCACACGACGGTGGCGGAGCTGGCGATCGAGCGGGCGAAGCGGCTGGTCGAGCTGGGGCACGACGTGGTCGTGCTGCTCGACTCCGTGACCCGGCTCGGTCGGTCGTACAACCTGGCGGCGCCGGCCAGCGGCCGGATCATGTCGGGTGGTATCGACTCCACCGCGCTCTACCCGCCGAAGCGGTTCCTCGGCGCGGCCCGCAACATCGAGAACGGCGGCTCCCTGACCATCCTCGCCACCGCCCTGGTGGAGACCGGGTCCATGGCGGACACGGTCATCTTCGAGGAGTTCAAGGGCACCGGCAACGCGGAGCTGAAGCTGGACCGGAAGATCGCCGACAAGCGGGTCTTCCCTGCGATCGACATCAACCCGTCCGGCACGCGGAAGGAAGAGGTTCTGCTCGCGCCGGAGGAGCTGGCGATCGTCCACAAGCTCCGGAAGGTGCTGCACTCGCTGGACTCGCAGGCGGCGCTCGACCTCCTGCTGGACCGGCTCAAGCAGACCCGCACCAACATCGAGTTCCTGATGCAGATCGCGAAGTCGACGCCGGGGGAGTAA
- a CDS encoding AAA family ATPase, which yields MFRLIATRGLPASGKTTFARRLQPGVVRVNRDDLRRMMHGERLFTQWAEGQVTRAQRAQVEALLAARVSVCVDDTNLRSRTLRDWAELAERYGAAFEVHDFTDVPLEECLRRDAARPEHDRVGEAAIRRLHDRYLANRPLPLPLPTARTGTPAAVHPPHPEPPAIVLVDIDGTVALNVSRSPYDMTRVGEDAPNEAVIAAVRAMHAAGHGVVFCSGRDASARADTEAWLDRHVKVPYLALHMRAVGDRRKDSVVKQEIYEQEIRDRYRVVGVFDDRMQVVRMWRSLGLTVFQVAEGDF from the coding sequence ATGTTCCGCCTGATCGCGACCCGGGGGTTGCCGGCCTCCGGCAAGACGACGTTCGCGCGCCGGCTCCAGCCCGGCGTGGTCCGGGTCAATCGGGACGACCTGCGCCGGATGATGCACGGCGAGCGGCTCTTCACCCAGTGGGCCGAGGGGCAGGTCACCCGGGCGCAGCGGGCCCAGGTCGAGGCGCTGCTGGCGGCCCGGGTGAGCGTCTGCGTGGACGACACCAACCTCCGCTCCCGGACCCTGCGGGACTGGGCGGAACTGGCCGAGCGGTACGGCGCCGCGTTCGAGGTGCACGACTTCACCGACGTGCCGCTGGAGGAGTGCCTGCGCCGGGACGCCGCACGGCCGGAGCACGACCGGGTCGGCGAGGCGGCGATCCGCCGGCTGCACGACCGCTACCTGGCCAACCGCCCGTTACCGCTGCCGCTGCCGACGGCCCGTACGGGCACGCCGGCCGCGGTCCACCCGCCCCACCCCGAGCCGCCGGCGATCGTGCTGGTGGACATCGACGGCACGGTGGCGCTGAACGTCTCCCGCAGCCCCTACGACATGACCCGGGTCGGCGAGGACGCGCCCAACGAAGCGGTGATCGCGGCGGTGCGGGCGATGCACGCGGCCGGGCACGGGGTGGTCTTCTGCTCGGGCCGGGACGCCTCGGCGCGGGCCGACACCGAGGCCTGGCTGGACCGGCACGTGAAGGTCCCCTACCTGGCGCTGCACATGCGGGCGGTCGGCGACCGCCGCAAGGACTCGGTGGTCAAGCAGGAGATCTACGAACAGGAGATCCGGGACCGCTACCGGGTGGTGGGGGTCTTCGACGACCGGATGCAGGTGGTCCGGATGTGGCGGTCGCTCGGCCTGACCGTCTTCCAGGTGGCCGAGGGCGACTTCTGA
- the prfA gene encoding peptide chain release factor 1, translating to MSSERLAALLDEYAELEKRLADPAIHADQGTARRVGRRYAELVPLHKAAAELEQVRADLAAARELAAEDPAFAAEAESIAASLPALEERLAELLIPRDPHDAKDVIVEIKAGEGGEESALFAADLLRMYTRYAERHGWVTEVIDAQESDLGGVKDVSLAIKTKGVPEGGNGVWSRLKWEGGVHRVQRVPVTESQGRIHTSAAGVLVLPEAEDVDVTIDPNDLRIDVFRSSGPGGQSVNTTDSAVRITHVPTAIVVSCQNEKSQLQNREQAMRILRARLLAAAQEQADAAASDARKAQVRTVDRSERIRTYNFPQNRITDHRIGYTAYNLDLALAGELDGVLDALAEADRAARLAGETELTRR from the coding sequence ATGAGCAGTGAGCGCCTGGCCGCCCTCCTCGACGAGTACGCCGAGCTGGAGAAGCGGCTGGCCGACCCGGCCATTCACGCCGACCAGGGCACCGCCCGGCGGGTCGGGCGTCGTTACGCCGAGCTGGTCCCGCTGCACAAGGCGGCCGCCGAGCTGGAGCAGGTCCGTGCCGACCTGGCCGCCGCCCGCGAGCTGGCCGCCGAGGATCCGGCGTTCGCCGCCGAGGCCGAGTCGATCGCGGCGTCCCTGCCGGCGCTCGAGGAGCGGCTGGCGGAGCTGCTGATCCCGCGAGACCCGCACGACGCCAAGGACGTGATCGTCGAGATCAAGGCCGGCGAGGGTGGCGAGGAGTCCGCACTCTTCGCCGCCGACCTGCTGCGCATGTACACCCGGTACGCCGAGCGGCACGGCTGGGTGACCGAGGTGATCGACGCCCAGGAGTCCGACCTGGGCGGGGTGAAGGACGTGTCGCTGGCGATCAAGACCAAGGGTGTGCCCGAGGGTGGCAACGGCGTCTGGTCCCGGCTCAAGTGGGAGGGCGGCGTGCACCGGGTGCAGCGCGTCCCGGTCACCGAGTCGCAGGGCCGGATCCACACCAGCGCGGCCGGCGTGCTGGTGCTGCCGGAGGCCGAGGACGTCGACGTGACCATCGACCCGAACGACCTGCGGATCGACGTGTTCCGCTCGTCCGGGCCGGGCGGCCAGTCGGTCAACACCACCGACTCCGCGGTCCGGATCACCCACGTGCCCACCGCGATCGTGGTCTCCTGCCAGAACGAGAAGTCCCAGCTCCAGAACCGGGAGCAGGCGATGCGGATTCTGCGCGCCCGGCTGCTCGCGGCGGCCCAGGAGCAGGCCGACGCGGCCGCCTCGGACGCCCGCAAGGCCCAGGTCCGCACGGTGGACCGCTCGGAGCGGATCCGCACCTACAACTTCCCGCAGAACCGGATCACCGATCACCGGATCGGCTACACCGCGTACAACCTCGACCTGGCCCTCGCCGGGGAGCTGGACGGCGTCCTGGACGCCCTGGCCGAGGCCGACCGCGCCGCCCGACTCGCCGGCGAGACCGAGCTCACCCGCCGCTGA